A stretch of Rhodoferax potami DNA encodes these proteins:
- a CDS encoding MATE family efflux transporter yields MSTPERLRLNTIAGPLLGEFLLGMTVAMGGLWLASHESDAAAGAFGLVNQILETLSVAFRVLAIGLGVMVTQYVGGGQHAAARRVALLALGASSWVGAAIMLVVVAGNDVMLDWLNAPAMVASLAAPYLQWFAPALLLDAYNLSMAAVLRAHLFAKDSLRIMIAMHGTHLALAFVIMRGWGSWDGMGLEGYAIAMLISRALGLVLHLWFWRVRMQLTPSKQDWWRFAWVDFAPVLRVGLPGAGVEVTYRAAFMVSLAATARLGVTALATHSYTLQLLKYVLLSRAV; encoded by the coding sequence ATGAGTACACCCGAGCGTTTGCGCCTGAATACGATCGCCGGGCCTTTGCTCGGCGAGTTTTTGTTGGGTATGACGGTCGCGATGGGCGGGCTGTGGCTGGCTTCGCATGAGTCAGATGCCGCAGCCGGTGCGTTCGGGCTGGTGAACCAGATCCTGGAAACCCTGAGCGTCGCTTTCCGGGTGCTTGCCATCGGCTTGGGCGTGATGGTGACGCAATATGTCGGGGGAGGGCAGCACGCCGCCGCCCGACGTGTCGCCCTGTTGGCCTTGGGTGCCAGCAGCTGGGTGGGTGCTGCGATCATGCTTGTGGTGGTCGCAGGCAACGACGTCATGCTCGACTGGTTAAACGCCCCGGCCATGGTGGCGTCCTTAGCCGCCCCGTATCTGCAATGGTTTGCACCGGCCTTGCTGCTGGATGCCTACAACCTCAGCATGGCGGCAGTGCTGCGCGCCCACCTGTTTGCCAAAGACTCTTTGCGGATCATGATCGCCATGCACGGCACGCACTTGGCGCTGGCCTTTGTGATCATGCGGGGTTGGGGCAGCTGGGATGGCATGGGCCTTGAGGGCTATGCCATAGCCATGCTGATCAGCCGCGCATTGGGGCTGGTATTGCACCTGTGGTTCTGGCGGGTACGCATGCAATTGACCCCCTCCAAGCAAGACTGGTGGCGGTTTGCGTGGGTGGACTTTGCGCCGGTGTTGCGGGTCGGGCTTCCGGGTGCCGGGGTCGAGGTCACTTACCGCGCTGCCTTCATGGTGTCGCTGGCGGCCACCGCCCGCCTAGGGGTCACGGCACTGGCCACCCACTCTTACACCTTGCAGCTGCTCAAATATGTGCTGTTGTCACGCGCAGTATGA
- a CDS encoding alpha-glucosidase family protein yields MAKATNNNWWRGGVIYQIYPRSYADSNGDGVGDLAGITAKLDYVADLGADGIWLSPFFKSPMKDFGYDVSDYCDVDPMFGTLDDFKQLVDRAHALGLKVMIDQVLSHSSDQHPWFVESRSSLNNPKADWYIWADAKPDGNPPNNWLSIFGGSAWQWDTRRCQYYMHNFLTSQPDLNFHNPEVQKALLSTVKFWLDLGVDGYRLDTANFYFHDAQLRDNPARGRPDGEDPAVNAVNPYGWQWHQHDKSQPENLAFLRELRALLDAYPDTTMVGEIGDDDGLARVAEYTSGGDKLHMAYCFDLLGTAHSAAHFRGFVKRFEEVAPGGWPCWALSNHDVVRVATRWASTAAVAAPELLRLGAALQMSLRGSPCIYQGDELGLPEADIAFEDLQDPYGITMWPEFKGRDGCRTPMPWLADAADLGFSSSPAPAKPWLPVAATHRALTAEAQIQDSASLLHFYRNLLRWRKTQPCLVSGTLEVLDAHPQVFAYVRRHEGQSMVCVFNFSPEPAQWVVPEAFAAMLTVTGSGLGDAVRQGAVLQLPAWGGAFLGHA; encoded by the coding sequence ATGGCTAAAGCAACTAACAACAACTGGTGGCGCGGTGGCGTCATTTATCAGATCTACCCGCGTAGTTATGCGGACAGCAATGGCGACGGCGTGGGCGATCTGGCCGGCATTACCGCCAAGCTGGACTATGTGGCCGACCTGGGCGCAGACGGCATTTGGCTGTCGCCCTTCTTCAAGAGCCCGATGAAGGATTTCGGCTACGACGTCAGCGATTACTGCGACGTGGACCCGATGTTCGGAACGCTCGATGATTTCAAGCAGCTGGTCGATCGCGCACATGCACTGGGCTTGAAGGTCATGATTGACCAAGTGCTCTCCCACAGCTCCGACCAACACCCTTGGTTTGTAGAAAGCCGCTCCAGCCTGAACAACCCCAAGGCCGATTGGTATATCTGGGCCGATGCCAAACCCGATGGAAACCCGCCCAACAACTGGTTGTCCATTTTTGGCGGCAGTGCATGGCAGTGGGATACCCGCCGTTGCCAGTACTACATGCACAACTTCCTGACCAGCCAGCCGGATTTGAATTTTCACAATCCCGAAGTGCAAAAAGCGCTGCTGTCCACCGTCAAGTTCTGGTTGGATCTCGGGGTGGATGGCTACCGCCTGGACACCGCTAACTTTTACTTCCATGACGCCCAACTGCGCGACAACCCCGCACGCGGTCGCCCCGATGGTGAGGACCCTGCGGTCAACGCAGTGAACCCCTATGGCTGGCAGTGGCACCAACATGACAAGAGCCAGCCCGAAAACCTGGCCTTCTTGCGTGAGCTGCGGGCCTTGCTGGACGCGTACCCCGACACCACCATGGTGGGTGAGATCGGTGACGACGACGGTCTGGCCCGTGTGGCGGAATACACCAGTGGAGGTGACAAGCTGCACATGGCGTACTGCTTTGACCTGCTGGGTACCGCGCACAGTGCCGCGCACTTCCGCGGTTTTGTGAAGCGGTTTGAAGAGGTGGCTCCCGGTGGATGGCCTTGCTGGGCCCTCTCCAACCACGATGTGGTGCGGGTTGCTACCCGCTGGGCCAGCACTGCGGCGGTTGCGGCGCCTGAGTTGTTGCGCCTTGGCGCAGCCTTGCAAATGTCTTTGCGCGGTTCCCCTTGCATCTATCAAGGTGATGAGTTGGGCTTGCCAGAGGCAGACATCGCATTTGAAGACCTGCAGGACCCCTACGGCATCACGATGTGGCCCGAGTTCAAAGGGCGCGATGGTTGTCGCACCCCGATGCCGTGGCTTGCGGATGCAGCCGATTTAGGCTTCTCCTCATCGCCCGCACCTGCAAAGCCATGGCTGCCCGTGGCCGCGACCCACCGGGCGTTAACCGCCGAGGCGCAGATTCAAGACTCTGCATCGCTGTTGCATTTCTATCGCAACCTGCTGCGCTGGCGCAAAACCCAGCCCTGCCTGGTGAGTGGTACCTTGGAGGTGCTGGATGCGCACCCTCAGGTGTTCGCCTATGTGCGTCGCCATGAGGGTCAAAGCATGGTCTGCGTATTCAACTTCAGCCCTGAGCCGGCCCAGTGGGTAGTCCCGGAAGCCTTCGCTGCGATGCTCACGGTGACGGGCAGTGGTCTGGGTGATGCAGTTCGCCAGGGCGCAGTGCTGCAGTTGCCTGCATGGGGCGGCGCTTTTCTGGGCCATGCCTGA